One segment of Panicum virgatum strain AP13 chromosome 1K, P.virgatum_v5, whole genome shotgun sequence DNA contains the following:
- the LOC120698716 gene encoding ribosomal RNA small subunit methyltransferase nep-1-like, with protein MGRPYAVKGRKKKRRLDEAAASDAAPPAEEAEELPPPESGEEKEGEDGAAEGQEEEHATVEGLPVVPRPVDGKRRPGAIFVLERACLEVGKVGKTMQILNSDDHANYLRKQNRNPADYRPDIIHQALLAIFDSPLTKAGRLQAVYVRTEKGVLFEIKPYVRMPRTFKRFCGLMSQLLQKLSITAVGKREKLLNVVKNPVTRYLPVGARKVGLSFSAEKSVNLFDYVAKSSDDEPLVFVVGAMAHGKIDKEYTDDYIQICNYPLSAACCLNRICSALEQKWNIQ; from the exons ATGGGGCGGCCGTACGCGGTGAAGGGGCGCAAGAAGAAGCGCAGgctcgacgaggcggcggcctcggacgccgccccgcccgccgaagaggcggaggagctgccgccgccggagagcggcgaggaaaaggagggggaggatggggcggcggaggggcaggaggaggagcacgcGACGGTGGAGGGGCTCCCGGTCGTGCCCAGGCCGGTGGACGGGAAGCGGCGGCCCGGCGCCATCTTCGTGCTCGAGAGGGCCTGCCTCGAGGTCGGCAAAGTCGGCAAG ACTATGCAAATCCTGAACTCAGATGATCACGCTAATTATTTGAGGAAGCAGAATCGCAATCCTGCTGACTATAGGCCTGATATCATTCATCAG gcTCTACTTGCGATATTTGACAGCCCTTTAACTAAAGCTGGAAGGCTACAAGCTGTTTATGTGAGGACTGAAAAGGGAGTATTGTTTGAAATCAAACCTTATGTCCGCATGCCACGAACATTTAAACGTTTTTGTGGTTTGATGT CACAATTGTTGCAAAAGCTGAGCATTACAGCAGTTGGGAAACGCGAGAAGCTCCTTAATGTTGTTAAAAATCCTGTTACCCGCTATCTGCCTGTTGGTGCACGAAAAGTTG GGCTTTCATTTAGTGCTGAGAAGTCAGTCAACTTGTTTGACTATGTTGCTAAATCCAGTGATGATGAACCCTTAGTGTTTGTG GTTGGTGCCATGGCCCATGGAAAGATCGACAAGGAATACACAGATGACTACATCCAAA TTTGCAACTACCCTCTCAGTGCTGCCTGCTGTTTAAATCGGATATGCAGCGCCCTGGAGCAGAAGTGGAACATCCAATGA
- the LOC120698724 gene encoding phosphatidylinositol 4-kinase gamma 4-like — protein sequence MSAAGVATLSPLKDQLALVPPCLFGAQPLDSILIFLAVPGKPLLPMRVLDSESVASVKLRIQRFKGFVVTKQRLVFGGHELTRNSSRVRDYGLADGNVVHLVVRLADLRAITIETANGKKFKFQVDSGRNVGYLKNKIAAETGEEIESLKDQRLVLGDEELEDHQLITDIAKKGDVVIHMFIREPAKVRTKTIDKETVVTVVTPEDKGNIHIDAALNNIELANRGGAPVELIAVNRNVQFSPAITDMIGTTIAGLENGHLPVMSAEGSGGVYFMKDQSGESNIAVFKPIDEEPMAENNPRGLPLSVDGEGLKRGTRVGEGALREVAAYLLDHPIDGCRSHDGTGFSGVPPTALVCSFQMGELKIGSLQMFVENQGSCEDMGPHAFSVKEVQKIAVLDIRLANADRHAGNILVCQDGDHMQLVPIDHGYCLPEKFEDCTFEWLYWRQAREPFSTETLAYIKSLDASKDIALLKFHGWELSSQCARVLQVSTMLLKKGAERGLTPYDIGSILCRETVNKESEIEALIEEAEDSVLPETSEETFLETVSEIMDRLLDNML from the exons ATGTCGGCGGCCGGTGTCGCAACGCTCAGCCCCCTGAAGGACCAACTTGCTCTTGTGCCACCATGTCTGTTTGGGGCGCAGCCACTGGATTCGATTCTCATCTTCCTTGCTGTGCCCGGCAAGCCACTGCTGCCTATGCGTGTACTGGATTCGGAGTCTGTCGCCTCTGTCAAGCTCCGGATCCAGCGGTTCAAGGGCTTTGTCGTGACAAAGCAGAGGCTTGTGTTCGGCGGGCATGAGCTTACACGCAACAGCTCCCGTGTCAGGGATTATGGGCTTGCTGATGGCAATGTTGTTCACCTAGTTGTCCGGTTGGCTGATCTTCGTGCAATAACAATCGAGACTGCCAATGGGAAGAAGTTTAAGTTCCAGGTGGACAGTGGCCGCAATGTTGGGTACCTCAAGAACAAGATTGCTGCTGAGACCGGGGAGGAAATCGAGAGCCTAAAGGATCAAAGGCTTGTACTTGGTGATGAGGAGCTCGAGGATCACCAGTTGATCACTGATATTGCGAAGAAGGGTGATGTAGTGATTCACATGTTTATCCGTGAGCCAGCAAAGGTGCGAACAAAAACTATTGATAAAGAAACTGTGGTTACAGTTGTTACCCCTGAAGACAAAGGAAACATCCACATAGATGCTGCCTTGAACAATATAGAACTAGCTAATCGTGGAGGTGCTCCAGTTGAGCTTATTGCCGTTAATAGAAATGTGCAGTTTTCTCCTGCCATTACGGATATGATTGGCACAACAATTGCTGGTCTGGAAAATGGACACCTTCCTGTCATGTCAGCAGaaggttcagggggagtctATTTTATGAAGGATCAGTCAGGTGAAAGCAATATTGCAGTGTTCAAGCCTATAGATGAGGAACCCATGGCAGAGAACAACCCCAGGGGCCTTCCTTTGTCAGTTGATGGTGAGGGGTTGAAAAGGGGCACACGAGTCGGGGAAGGCGCACTAAGAGAGGTAGCGGCATATCTTCTGGACCATCCAATTGATGGGTGCAGATCCCACGATGGTACAGGATTTTCTGGCGTACCTCCCACTGCATTGGTTTGTTCTTTTCAGATGGGGGAGCTTAAAATTGGATCATTGCAGATGTTTGTGGAGAATCAGGGAAGTTGTGAGGATATGGGCCCTCATGCTTTTTCTGTCAAGGAGGTTCAGAAAATTGCTGTGTTAGATATTAGGTTGGCGAATGCTGATCGTCATGCAGGGAATATACTAGTGTGCCAAGATGGAGATCACATGCAGTTGGTTCCAATTGATCATGGATACTGCCTCCCAGAGAAG TTTGAAGATTGCACGTTTGAGTGGCTCTACTGGCGCCAAGCACGCGAACCCTTCAGTACGGAAACCCTAGCATACATCAAATCACTTGATGCCAGCAAAGACATTGCCCTGCTCAAGTTCCATGGGTGGGAGCTGTCGTCTCAGTGTGCCCGTGTTCTTCAAGTGAGCACCATGCTCCTGAAGAAGGGTGCAGAGAGGGGGCTTACACCTTACGACATTGGCAGCATCTTGTGCAGGGAAACGGTGAATAAAGAATCTGAAATTGAGGCCCTGATCGAAGAAGCAGAGGACTCTGTCCTTCCAGAGACCAGCGAGGAAACCTTCTTGGAGACAGTATCAGAGATCATGGACCGTCTTCTCGATAACATGCTGTAA